In one Polaribacter sp. ALD11 genomic region, the following are encoded:
- a CDS encoding O-succinylhomoserine sulfhydrylase: MSKYFETEAIRNQTDRSQFKEHSTPLYLTSSFVFDDAEEMRASFAEEKHRNLYSRFTNPNTTEFTDKIVQMEGAEAGYAFATGMSAIFSTFAALLNAGDHVVSCRSVFGSTHSMFTKFLPKWNIETSYFKVDEVDMVESLIQPNTKILYIETPTNPAVDILDLELIGKIAKKHNLIFIVDNCFATPYVQQPIQFGADLVIHSATKLIDGQGRVLGGVTVGNKELMREIYLFARNTGPAMSPFNAWVLSKSLETLAIRVEKHAENALKVAEFLETQNNVELVKYPFLKSHPQYEIAKKQMGLGGNVVAFEIKGGIEAGRKFLDRIKMCSLSANLGDTRTIVTHPSSTTHGRLSEEDRLEVGITKGLVRVSVGLENVADIITDLEQALNG, encoded by the coding sequence ATGAGCAAATATTTCGAAACAGAAGCTATAAGAAATCAAACAGATAGATCTCAATTTAAAGAACATTCTACACCGTTATATTTAACGTCTAGTTTTGTTTTTGATGATGCAGAAGAAATGCGCGCTTCTTTTGCAGAAGAAAAACATCGTAATTTATATAGTAGATTTACAAACCCTAATACAACAGAATTTACAGATAAAATTGTGCAGATGGAAGGTGCAGAAGCGGGTTATGCTTTTGCAACAGGTATGTCTGCAATTTTTTCAACATTTGCAGCTTTGTTAAATGCTGGCGATCATGTGGTTTCTTGTCGTTCAGTTTTTGGCTCTACGCATAGTATGTTTACTAAGTTTTTACCTAAATGGAACATCGAAACTTCTTATTTTAAAGTAGATGAGGTAGATATGGTAGAAAGCTTAATACAACCAAATACCAAGATTTTATATATAGAAACACCTACAAACCCTGCAGTAGATATTTTAGATTTAGAATTAATTGGTAAAATAGCAAAAAAGCACAACCTTATTTTTATTGTTGATAATTGTTTTGCGACTCCGTATGTACAACAACCTATTCAGTTTGGGGCAGATTTGGTAATTCATTCTGCAACAAAATTAATTGACGGACAAGGGCGTGTTTTAGGTGGTGTTACTGTTGGAAATAAAGAATTAATGCGAGAAATTTATTTATTCGCAAGAAATACTGGGCCAGCAATGTCTCCTTTTAACGCTTGGGTGCTATCAAAAAGTCTAGAAACATTGGCAATTAGAGTAGAAAAACATGCAGAAAATGCATTAAAAGTCGCTGAGTTTTTAGAAACGCAAAACAATGTTGAGTTGGTAAAGTATCCATTTTTAAAATCGCATCCACAATATGAAATAGCTAAAAAACAAATGGGTTTGGGCGGTAATGTTGTGGCTTTTGAAATTAAAGGAGGTATTGAAGCTGGTAGAAAATTTTTAGACCGTATAAAAATGTGTTCTTTATCTGCAAATTTAGGAGATACGAGAACCATAGTTACGCATCCATCATCCACTACTCACGGAAGATTATCTGAAGAAGATAGATTAGAAGTTGGTATAACTAAAGGTTTGGTGAGGGTTTCTGTCGGTTTAGAAAATGTTGCAGATATAATTACAGATTTAGAACAAGCTTTAAACGGATAA
- the cysD gene encoding sulfate adenylyltransferase subunit CysD — protein sequence MNQRTIQVDALESEAIYIFREVVAQFEKPVLLFSGGKDSITLVRLAQKAFFPAKIPFPLMHIDTGHNFPETIEFRDRLVKELGVDLIVRDVQDNIDSGRVKEETGRYASRNMLQTETLLDAIEEFGFDACIGGARRDEEKARAKERIFSVRDDFGQWDEKNQRPEVFDMLNGKIALGQNVRVFPISNWTELDVWSYIKAEDIEIPSIYFAHKRKTFVRDGMIWSADDAVVFRDEEEEVVERMVRFRTVGDMSCTAAVLSDAVDIAKVVEEIRDSSISERGARIDDKRSEAAMEKRKQQGYF from the coding sequence ATGAATCAAAGAACAATACAAGTAGATGCTTTAGAAAGTGAAGCAATTTATATTTTTAGAGAAGTAGTAGCACAGTTTGAGAAACCTGTTTTATTATTTTCAGGCGGAAAAGACAGTATTACGTTAGTTCGTTTAGCTCAAAAAGCATTTTTTCCTGCAAAAATTCCTTTTCCACTAATGCATATAGATACAGGTCATAATTTTCCTGAAACGATTGAATTTAGAGACCGTTTGGTGAAAGAATTGGGCGTAGATCTAATTGTAAGAGATGTACAAGACAATATTGATAGTGGTCGTGTAAAAGAAGAAACAGGTAGATATGCAAGTAGAAATATGTTACAAACAGAAACGCTGTTAGATGCTATTGAAGAATTTGGTTTTGATGCCTGTATTGGCGGTGCGAGAAGAGATGAAGAAAAAGCAAGAGCAAAAGAACGTATTTTTTCTGTGAGAGATGATTTTGGGCAATGGGATGAGAAAAATCAGCGTCCAGAGGTGTTCGATATGTTGAATGGAAAAATAGCTTTAGGGCAAAATGTACGTGTTTTTCCAATTTCAAATTGGACAGAATTAGACGTTTGGTCTTATATAAAAGCAGAAGACATCGAAATTCCTTCAATTTATTTCGCTCACAAAAGAAAAACATTCGTAAGAGATGGCATGATTTGGTCTGCAGATGATGCCGTTGTTTTTAGAGATGAAGAAGAAGAGGTTGTAGAAAGAATGGTTCGTTTTAGAACTGTTGGCGATATGAGTTGTACAGCAGCAGTTTTATCTGACGCCGTAGACATTGCAAAAGTTGTAGAAGAAATTAGAGATTCTTCAATTTCAGAAAGGGGCGCAAGAATAGATGACAAACGTTCGGAAGCAGCAATGGAGAAAAGAAAACAACAAGGTTATTTTTAA
- a CDS encoding DUF2061 domain-containing protein, whose amino-acid sequence MILNQVIFSKKTQGKSFEEDKTSEKPLRSVIKALSWRLIGTLDTLIVSYLLTGEIGLATSIASIDFITKLVLYFFHERIWNKIKWGK is encoded by the coding sequence ATGATTTTAAATCAAGTCATTTTTAGTAAAAAAACACAAGGTAAAAGCTTTGAAGAAGATAAAACTTCAGAGAAGCCTTTACGAAGTGTTATAAAAGCATTGAGCTGGAGGCTTATTGGAACATTAGATACTTTAATTGTGTCTTATCTTTTGACAGGTGAAATTGGGTTGGCAACATCCATTGCATCCATAGACTTTATCACAAAATTAGTGTTGTATTTCTTTCATGAAAGAATATGGAACAAAATAAAATGGGGAAAATAG
- the thrA gene encoding bifunctional aspartate kinase/homoserine dehydrogenase I, whose protein sequence is MENQLQHIKIKNFTTELGAFVPELNLSYQVFGQTLGNSPIILINHALTGNSDVAGKNGWWRDIVGEGKAIDTTVYTILSFNIPGNGFDGFLIENYKDFIARDIARIFLEGLQQLEITHLFALIGGSLGGGIAWEIMVLDNKIAKHFLPIATDWKSTDWLIGNCQIQEQFLVNSSNPVHDARMHAMLCYRTPASFKERFHRSKKEDSTIFNVESWLLHHGEKLQERYQLSSYKLMNQLLKSIDVTKNEEKRIDLLDQIEANIHIIGVDSDLFFTAEENRETHKKLALTKENVTYNEINSVHGHDAFLMEYEQLQKIIAPIFNKEYRTKKMRVLKFGGKSLANGKGIENAIEIILNKHHNGDKITVVASARGNTTDDLEDILDKAAAKEEYKSDFENFKEYQQEPNFEVDFSKEFSTLETIFEGVSLLGDYSIKIKDEVLAQGELLSVKLVASLLLKNGIEANVTDARQLIITDENFGNAQPINAVSSENVIAYFKKNADKINIVTGFISSNKKGQTTTLGRNGSNYTAALLANYLDAEELQNYTHVSGIFTANPDLVADAKKIEQLSFSEANELANFGATILHAKTIIPLLEKNINLRILNTFNKEDKGTLITAESSEKGIKSISTINNVSLLNFEGRGLLGKVGVDARIFRVLSDKNISVSIVSQGSSERGIGLIIASSSASEAVLALEKEFESDFYSQDVHQISIVDNVAVISIIGQDLSEFHHAYNSLIKNQIVPLLFNNTITGKNVSLVVKKDELHKAVNVIHGQVFGIAKKINIAVFGKGLVGGTLIHQILENAASVLERRKIQLNIFSVANSKKTLLSNNGVSTNWEQDLEEIGEENVSIADIIAFTKTHHLENLIAVDNTASVPFVANYIPLVAAGFDLVSCNKIANTLSFSFYKELRVKLKEYKKQYLYETNVGAGLPLIDTIRLLHESGENITKIRGVFSGSLSYLFNTFSNEKVTFSEVLQEAIEKGFTEPDAREDLGGNDVARKLLILARELELENEFVDVNIQNLIPENLREGSADDFLSNLELMNGEYQQLKEGQKENHVLRYIGELSGDLSQDTGNLDVKLVSVSKNSPLGALKGSDAIFEIYTESYGEQPIVIQGAGAGSKVTARGVFGDILRLAKHNN, encoded by the coding sequence GTGGAAAATCAATTACAACATATCAAAATTAAAAACTTTACGACAGAATTGGGTGCTTTTGTTCCTGAACTGAATTTAAGTTACCAAGTTTTTGGTCAAACATTAGGGAATTCTCCTATTATATTAATCAATCATGCATTAACCGGTAATAGTGATGTTGCTGGTAAAAATGGTTGGTGGAGAGATATTGTTGGAGAGGGAAAAGCAATAGATACAACTGTTTACACTATTTTATCTTTCAACATTCCAGGAAATGGTTTTGATGGGTTTTTAATTGAAAATTACAAAGATTTCATAGCAAGAGACATTGCGAGAATTTTTCTAGAAGGATTGCAGCAGTTAGAAATAACCCATTTATTTGCTCTAATTGGAGGTTCTTTAGGTGGCGGAATTGCTTGGGAAATAATGGTTTTAGATAACAAAATAGCCAAACACTTTTTACCGATTGCAACAGACTGGAAATCTACCGATTGGTTAATTGGTAATTGTCAAATTCAAGAACAATTTTTAGTGAATTCTAGCAACCCTGTACACGATGCAAGAATGCATGCAATGTTATGTTATAGAACACCAGCGTCTTTTAAAGAACGTTTTCATCGCTCTAAAAAAGAAGATTCTACTATTTTTAATGTAGAGAGTTGGTTGTTGCATCATGGTGAAAAGTTGCAAGAACGTTATCAATTATCTTCTTATAAATTGATGAATCAATTACTTAAAAGTATAGATGTTACTAAAAATGAAGAAAAAAGGATAGATCTTCTAGATCAAATTGAAGCGAATATTCACATTATTGGTGTGGATTCAGATTTGTTTTTTACTGCGGAAGAAAACAGGGAGACGCATAAAAAATTAGCATTAACTAAAGAAAATGTTACGTACAACGAAATAAATTCTGTGCACGGTCATGATGCATTTTTAATGGAATATGAGCAGCTTCAAAAAATTATAGCACCTATTTTTAATAAAGAGTATAGAACTAAAAAAATGAGAGTATTAAAATTCGGAGGAAAATCTTTAGCAAACGGGAAAGGGATTGAAAATGCAATAGAAATTATCCTTAATAAACATCATAACGGAGATAAAATTACGGTTGTAGCATCTGCAAGAGGAAATACTACGGACGATTTAGAGGATATTTTAGATAAAGCGGCTGCTAAAGAGGAATATAAATCTGATTTTGAAAATTTTAAAGAGTATCAACAAGAACCAAACTTCGAAGTAGATTTTTCTAAAGAATTTTCAACTTTAGAAACTATTTTTGAAGGGGTTTCTTTATTAGGAGATTATAGTATTAAAATTAAAGATGAGGTTTTAGCACAAGGAGAATTGTTATCTGTAAAGTTAGTAGCTAGTTTATTGTTAAAAAATGGAATTGAGGCAAATGTTACAGATGCAAGACAGTTAATAATTACGGATGAAAACTTCGGAAATGCGCAACCCATTAATGCTGTTTCTTCAGAAAATGTAATTGCTTATTTTAAAAAGAATGCTGATAAAATAAATATTGTTACTGGTTTTATTTCTTCTAATAAGAAAGGACAAACAACTACTTTGGGCAGAAACGGAAGCAATTATACTGCAGCTTTATTAGCAAATTACTTAGACGCAGAAGAGCTGCAAAACTACACACACGTTAGCGGAATTTTTACTGCAAACCCAGATTTGGTAGCAGATGCAAAAAAAATAGAACAACTTTCTTTTTCTGAAGCAAATGAATTGGCAAATTTTGGTGCCACAATTTTACATGCAAAAACCATCATTCCGTTATTGGAAAAGAATATTAATTTACGAATTTTAAACACCTTTAATAAAGAAGACAAAGGGACCTTAATTACTGCAGAATCTTCCGAAAAAGGAATTAAATCGATTTCTACTATTAACAATGTTTCTTTATTAAATTTTGAAGGAAGAGGCTTGTTAGGTAAAGTAGGTGTAGATGCACGAATTTTTAGAGTATTAAGTGATAAGAATATAAGTGTAAGTATTGTTTCACAGGGCTCTTCAGAAAGAGGAATTGGCTTAATAATAGCTTCAAGTAGTGCTTCGGAAGCAGTTTTAGCATTAGAAAAAGAGTTTGAAAGCGATTTTTATTCACAAGATGTACATCAGATTTCTATTGTAGATAATGTTGCAGTAATCTCCATTATAGGTCAAGATTTAAGTGAATTTCATCATGCTTATAATTCCTTAATTAAAAATCAAATTGTGCCACTTTTATTCAACAATACAATTACAGGTAAAAATGTGAGTTTGGTGGTAAAAAAAGATGAACTTCACAAAGCTGTAAATGTAATTCACGGACAAGTTTTTGGTATTGCAAAGAAAATTAATATTGCTGTTTTTGGTAAAGGTTTGGTTGGCGGAACTTTAATTCATCAAATTTTAGAAAATGCAGCTTCTGTTTTAGAGCGAAGAAAAATTCAATTGAATATTTTTTCTGTAGCTAATTCTAAGAAAACTTTGCTAAGCAATAATGGGGTTTCAACAAATTGGGAACAAGATTTAGAAGAAATTGGGGAAGAAAATGTTTCGATAGCAGATATTATAGCGTTTACAAAAACACATCATTTAGAGAATTTAATTGCGGTAGATAATACTGCAAGTGTGCCTTTTGTAGCCAATTATATTCCGTTGGTAGCAGCTGGTTTCGATTTGGTTTCTTGTAATAAAATTGCCAATACATTGTCTTTTTCTTTTTACAAAGAATTAAGGGTAAAGTTAAAAGAATACAAAAAACAATATTTGTATGAAACAAATGTTGGTGCAGGTTTACCATTAATAGATACCATAAGATTGTTGCATGAATCTGGAGAGAATATTACCAAAATAAGAGGTGTTTTCTCTGGAAGTTTAAGTTATTTATTCAATACTTTTTCTAATGAAAAGGTAACTTTTTCAGAAGTTTTACAAGAAGCAATCGAGAAAGGATTCACAGAACCAGATGCAAGAGAAGATTTGGGTGGAAATGATGTTGCTAGAAAATTATTAATTTTAGCAAGAGAATTAGAATTAGAAAACGAGTTTGTCGATGTAAATATTCAGAATTTAATTCCAGAAAATTTAAGAGAAGGTTCTGCGGATGATTTTCTGTCTAATTTAGAGTTGATGAACGGCGAATATCAACAATTAAAAGAAGGGCAAAAAGAGAACCACGTTTTGCGTTATATTGGTGAATTAAGTGGAGATTTATCTCAAGATACTGGTAATTTAGATGTAAAACTGGTCTCCGTTTCTAAAAATTCTCCTTTAGGGGCTTTAAAAGGTTCAGATGCAATTTTTGAAATTTATACAGAATCTTATGGCGAACAACCGATTGTAATTCAAGGTGCAGGCGCAGGTTCTAAAGTAACAGCTAGAGGTGTTTTTGGTGATATTTTAAGATTAGCTAAACATAATAATTGA
- a CDS encoding phosphoadenosine phosphosulfate reductase family protein, whose protein sequence is MNLEEINKQLEDKSPSEIISWAISIADKAVVTTNFRPYEVAILNAVSEVKKDIKVIWCDTGYNTVQTYKHAEEIIEKLNLNIQLYVPKQTVAHRNVVLGVPSVEDEKHKLFTKQVKLEPFTRAMKEHEPDVWFTNLRKGQTAFRDSIDIVSKSKEGILKVSPFYHWSDEDLDTYLEQYNLPNEFTYFDPTKVESNRECGLHI, encoded by the coding sequence ATGAATTTAGAAGAAATAAACAAGCAGTTAGAAGATAAAAGTCCATCAGAAATAATTTCTTGGGCAATTTCTATCGCAGACAAAGCAGTTGTTACCACAAACTTTAGACCTTATGAAGTTGCTATTTTAAATGCAGTTTCAGAAGTAAAAAAAGATATTAAAGTTATCTGGTGTGACACAGGTTATAACACTGTTCAAACCTACAAACATGCAGAAGAAATTATAGAAAAATTGAATTTAAACATTCAGTTATATGTACCAAAACAAACAGTTGCTCATAGAAATGTAGTTTTAGGAGTTCCTTCTGTGGAAGACGAAAAACATAAATTATTTACAAAGCAAGTAAAATTAGAACCATTTACCAGAGCAATGAAAGAACATGAGCCAGATGTTTGGTTTACGAACTTAAGAAAAGGACAAACTGCGTTTAGAGATAGTATCGATATTGTTTCTAAAAGTAAAGAGGGTATTTTAAAAGTGAGTCCGTTTTATCATTGGTCAGATGAAGATTTAGACACGTATTTAGAACAATATAATTTACCAAACGAGTTTACATATTTCGATCCTACAAAAGTAGAAAGTAATAGAGAATGTGGTTTACATATCTAA
- a CDS encoding Rrf2 family transcriptional regulator, which produces MLSKKTKYGIKALTFLAKQEGKSPVAIATISKSENISLKFLESILLTLRKNGILGSKKGKGGGYYLLKEPTEIPMTTVMRILEGPISMVPCVSLNFYEKCDDCPDENACSVHSLMTKVRDNTLEIFRNTSLADLCNR; this is translated from the coding sequence ATGCTTTCTAAAAAGACAAAATACGGAATTAAAGCACTTACTTTTCTTGCAAAACAAGAAGGAAAGTCTCCTGTTGCAATTGCGACAATTTCCAAAAGTGAAAACATTTCTTTAAAATTTTTAGAAAGTATTTTATTAACACTTCGTAAAAATGGAATTTTAGGTTCCAAAAAAGGCAAAGGTGGCGGTTATTATTTGCTAAAAGAACCAACAGAAATACCAATGACTACTGTTATGAGAATTCTGGAAGGCCCGATTTCTATGGTACCTTGTGTAAGCTTAAATTTTTATGAAAAGTGTGATGATTGCCCAGACGAAAATGCTTGCTCTGTACATAGTTTAATGACCAAAGTGAGAGATAATACCTTAGAAATTTTTAGAAATACTTCTTTAGCAGATCTTTGTAACCGCTAA
- a CDS encoding O-acetylhomoserine aminocarboxypropyltransferase/cysteine synthase family protein gives MSTLKLATNALHAGHDVTKNGGTRAVPIYQTTSYVFNNSEHAANLFSLKELGFIYTRLNNPTNQILQDRLAAVEGGIGAVVFASGTAAIATGLLTLLKAGDHIVASSSLYGGTYNLLSVTLPRLGITTTFVDASNPDNFGEAVQENTRAFFVESLGNPKLDVLDLEAISVHAKQAEVPFIVDNTVATPVLLNPIKYGADIVIHSLTKYIGGQGTSLGGAIVDAGTFNWANGKFPEFTEPSAGYHGLKYYETLGAASYTFKLILEGLRDFGGALSPTNAFNIIQGLETLPVRIKQHSINALALAKWLEQQDEVAWVNYPGLESSKYKALADKYLPKGQSGIVTFGPKKGFEAAKKIADNTKLFSLLANIGDTKSLIIHPASTTHQQLDEQAQANAGVSQDLIRLSVGIEDLEDLKADLTAAFSEI, from the coding sequence ATGAGTACATTAAAATTAGCAACCAACGCGTTGCACGCAGGACACGACGTAACTAAAAATGGAGGTACAAGAGCAGTTCCTATTTATCAAACAACATCGTATGTTTTTAACAATTCAGAACATGCAGCAAATCTTTTTTCATTAAAAGAATTAGGGTTTATCTACACAAGGTTAAACAACCCAACAAATCAAATTTTACAAGATCGATTGGCGGCTGTAGAAGGCGGAATCGGAGCCGTGGTTTTCGCTTCTGGAACTGCAGCAATTGCTACAGGTTTATTAACGCTTTTAAAAGCAGGAGATCATATTGTTGCTTCGAGCAGTTTGTATGGTGGTACCTACAATTTATTAAGTGTTACGTTACCAAGATTAGGCATTACAACTACATTTGTAGATGCATCAAATCCTGATAATTTTGGAGAAGCGGTTCAAGAAAATACAAGAGCATTTTTTGTAGAATCTTTAGGAAACCCGAAATTAGATGTTTTAGATTTAGAAGCAATTTCTGTACACGCAAAACAGGCAGAAGTGCCTTTTATTGTTGATAATACAGTAGCAACACCTGTTTTATTAAATCCTATTAAATACGGTGCAGATATAGTAATTCACTCACTTACAAAATATATCGGCGGACAAGGAACTTCTCTAGGAGGTGCAATTGTAGATGCCGGAACTTTTAATTGGGCAAACGGTAAATTTCCTGAATTTACAGAGCCTTCTGCAGGTTATCATGGTTTAAAATATTATGAAACTTTAGGCGCAGCATCTTATACTTTTAAATTAATTTTAGAAGGATTACGTGATTTTGGAGGTGCTTTAAGTCCAACAAATGCGTTCAACATTATTCAAGGTTTAGAAACTTTACCTGTTAGAATAAAACAACATTCTATAAATGCACTAGCATTAGCAAAATGGTTAGAACAACAAGATGAAGTTGCTTGGGTAAACTATCCTGGTTTAGAAAGTAGTAAATACAAGGCTTTAGCAGATAAATACTTACCAAAAGGACAAAGTGGTATTGTAACATTCGGGCCTAAAAAAGGTTTTGAAGCTGCTAAAAAAATTGCAGATAACACCAAGTTATTCTCTTTATTGGCAAATATTGGAGATACAAAATCGCTAATTATTCATCCAGCAAGTACTACGCACCAACAATTAGATGAGCAAGCACAAGCAAATGCAGGTGTTTCTCAAGATTTAATTAGATTGTCTGTGGGTATTGAAGATTTAGAAGACTTAAAAGCAGATTTAACAGCCGCTTTTTCAGAAATATAA
- the metK gene encoding methionine adenosyltransferase — translation MSYLFTSESVSEGHPDKIADQISDALIDNFLAFDKNSRVACETLVTTGQVILAGEVKSKTYLDVQQIARDVINKIGYTKSAYMFDGNSCGVLSAIHEQSPDINRGVDRENPEEQGAGDQGMMFGYATDETENYMPLALELSHRLLIELANLRRENKEIDYLRPDAKSQVTIEYSDDNVPQRIDAIVISTQHDDFDKSDDVMLARIKKDIVEILIPRVVANLPAQNKKLFTDNITYHINPTGVFVIGGPHGDTGLTGRKIIVDTYGGKGAHGGGAFSGKDPSKVDRSGAYATRHIAKNLVAAGLCKEVLVQVSYAIGVAKPTSINVETYGTATVDLTDGEISKKVEAIFDMRPYFIEQRLKLRTPIYSETAAYGHMGRTPEIKTVTFSNPMGETVSEEVETFTWEKLDYVATVKEAFGL, via the coding sequence ATGTCATATTTATTTACCTCAGAAAGTGTTTCTGAAGGACACCCAGACAAAATTGCAGATCAAATTTCTGATGCTTTAATTGATAATTTTTTAGCATTCGATAAAAATAGTAGAGTTGCTTGCGAAACCCTTGTAACTACTGGACAAGTTATTTTAGCAGGTGAAGTTAAATCTAAAACGTATTTAGACGTTCAACAAATTGCTAGAGACGTAATTAACAAAATTGGATATACCAAAAGTGCGTATATGTTCGATGGAAATTCTTGTGGCGTTTTATCTGCAATTCACGAACAATCACCAGATATTAACCGAGGAGTTGATAGAGAAAACCCAGAAGAACAAGGAGCTGGAGACCAAGGAATGATGTTTGGTTATGCAACTGATGAAACAGAAAACTACATGCCTTTGGCTTTAGAATTGTCTCACAGATTGTTAATTGAATTAGCAAATTTAAGAAGAGAAAACAAGGAAATTGATTACCTAAGACCAGATGCAAAATCTCAGGTGACCATCGAGTATTCAGATGATAATGTACCACAAAGAATTGATGCGATTGTTATTTCTACACAACATGATGATTTTGACAAATCTGATGATGTAATGTTAGCTAGAATAAAAAAAGATATTGTAGAGATTTTAATTCCTAGAGTAGTTGCAAACTTACCTGCTCAAAATAAAAAATTATTTACAGACAATATTACATACCACATTAACCCAACTGGAGTTTTTGTAATTGGTGGACCTCATGGAGATACTGGTTTAACAGGTCGTAAAATTATTGTTGATACTTATGGAGGAAAAGGCGCCCATGGTGGTGGTGCTTTCTCTGGAAAAGACCCTTCTAAAGTAGATAGATCTGGCGCATATGCAACAAGACATATTGCTAAAAACTTAGTTGCTGCAGGACTTTGTAAGGAAGTTTTAGTACAAGTTTCTTATGCCATTGGTGTAGCGAAACCAACAAGTATTAATGTTGAAACTTACGGAACAGCAACGGTAGATTTAACAGATGGAGAAATCAGTAAAAAAGTAGAAGCTATTTTTGATATGCGTCCTTATTTTATTGAGCAACGTTTAAAATTAAGAACGCCAATTTATTCTGAAACTGCGGCTTATGGTCACATGGGGAGAACACCAGAAATAAAAACAGTTACCTTTTCTAACCCTATGGGAGAAACAGTTTCTGAAGAAGTAGAAACATTTACTTGGGAAAAATTAGACTATGTAGCTACTGTTAAAGAAGCTTTTGGTTTGTAG